The DNA region GCTAATATTTTGGGGAATTGATTGTCCAGTTGATTTATCAGCTCATTTATCTTTTTTCAGAGGCATTTCTGTATCCTTTTATTAATTAAATTTAAACCACTATCCCTGTATTCCTCTTTCTGAAGATACTGATTTCTAGTTGGCCAGGGTATTCCTATGACCTGAATATTACCTTTTCCGGTTTGTAAACTAAGAAGGGTTGGTTCTGTAACCACATTAATATTTGCAATATGTAAGGTATGAAAAATATCTAAAGAACTTGCCCTACCGAAAGTTAAAGGATTATCATGATTACCGTTAATCAAAACAGTTGGTATGCCAGCCTGGCTTAATCGAAAAATTTGTCTGGCAAATTCCCGCTGGTGAGTAGGGTTGGGATTATTATTTTTATAAGCATCACCACAAAAGAGAGCAAAATCAAGTTTTTCTTCCAGAGCAATATCAATAGCAACGGTTAACGTTCTGATAAAATCAACTAAGCGGGAATGTAATCCAGTATGACTATCAATGCGCCCGTAATTCTCTACACCAAGATGAATATCGGCAAAATGAAGAAATTTAAACATCCTTTTCTTTGTTTACCTCAAAATCCAGGTCAATTCCAATAGGACAGTGGTCAGAACCCTTAACATCTGGTTGAATAAATGCTGATTTTAAATTACCCTTTAAATTATTGCTGATAAAGAAATAATCAATTCTCCATCCGATATTACGTTCTCTGGCTCTGGTCTTATAATCCCACCAGCTGTATTGTCCCGGTTTAGAATGAAAATGACGAAATGTATCTACAAATCCAGCCTGAAGTAAATGGTCAATCCATTCTCGCTCTATAGGAAGAAATCCAGAAACCTTTTCATTTTCCTTCGGTCTGGCTAAATCAATTTCCTTATGAGCTGTATTAACATCACCACAAATGACAACTCTTTGCCCCTCTTTTAGTAAATCAACTGCTTTCTTTAAGATTGTTTCATAAAAATCTATTTTGTATTGTAATCTTTCCTGAGAGGCTTTACCATTAGGAAAATAGATATTAAACAATATAAATTTAGTAAAAGTTGCCTGAATAAACCGTCCCTCAGTGTCAAACCTAGGTATTCCTAATTTATCAGAAATTTTTACCGGTTTTAGCTTAGTCCAGAGAGCAACTCCGCTATAACCTTTTTTCTCTGCCTGAGCAAAATAGCTATAGTAGTCCAATTTTTTAACAAGCTCTTCCGGTATTTGTTCTAGTTGGGATTTAGTCTCCTGAATACAATATATATCTGCCTGTTGTTGATCAA from Atribacterota bacterium includes:
- a CDS encoding exodeoxyribonuclease III, with the translated sequence MRLLLWNVNGLRAAYKKNFLAWFDQQQADIYCIQETKSQLEQIPEELVKKLDYYSYFAQAEKKGYSGVALWTKLKPVKISDKLGIPRFDTEGRFIQATFTKFILFNIYFPNGKASQERLQYKIDFYETILKKAVDLLKEGQRVVICGDVNTAHKEIDLARPKENEKVSGFLPIEREWIDHLLQAGFVDTFRHFHSKPGQYSWWDYKTRARERNIGWRIDYFFISNNLKGNLKSAFIQPDVKGSDHCPIGIDLDFEVNKEKDV
- the sbcD gene encoding exonuclease subunit SbcD gives rise to the protein MFKFLHFADIHLGVENYGRIDSHTGLHSRLVDFIRTLTVAIDIALEEKLDFALFCGDAYKNNNPNPTHQREFARQIFRLSQAGIPTVLINGNHDNPLTFGRASSLDIFHTLHIANINVVTEPTLLSLQTGKGNIQVIGIPWPTRNQYLQKEEYRDSGLNLINKRIQKCL